In the genome of Pontibacter actiniarum, the window ACCCGGCTAAACCTTCTCCCATCCCGCAGTTTGACATCTTTTACGCCGACGGCCATACCGATAAGATGATGGTGCCGATTATCTCCTACAAGGGGAGAAAGCTGGCGTACATGGCTGACCTGCTTCCGTCGGTAGGGCATATTCCTTTGCCGTACGTGATGGGATACGACACACGGCCGCTGCTGACGCTTGATGAGAAAGCCCTCTTTTTGAATCGCGCTGCCGACGAGGAGCTGGTTTTGTTCTTTGAGCATGACCCTGTAAACCAGTGCTGCACGGTGCAGCACACAGAAAAGGGCGTGCGCCTGAAAGAAACCTTTAGCCTTTCAGAGCTCTAGCATGCGCGTTGGACTTGCCTTATCAGGTGGCGGAGCGCGCGGTATCGCACACCTTGGGGTTTTAAAGGCGCTGGACGAGCAGGGAATAAAGATCAGCATGATCTCCGGTGTCAGCTCCGGCGCTATTGCCGCGGTTCTCTACGCCTATGGCTATACCCCAGACGAGGTGCTGAAGCTGATCAAGGAGCTAAGTATTTTCCAGATGGTTCGCCCTGTCTTCGGCAAAACCGGCCTGCTGCACATGGAGGAGGTAGAGAAGCTTTACAACAAGTACCTTGGCCCTTCCCTGAAGTTTGAGGATTTAAAGATACCCGTGGTGGTGAGCGCCACTGAAATGAACGAAGGGGTGACGGCGTACTTTTCTGAAGGGGAAGTGATCAAACCCTTGCTGGCTTCCTCTGCTGTCCCCATACTTTACCAGCCTATCCAGTTCAAAGGCAAGACCCTTAGCGATGGCGGCCTCCTCAACAACCTGCCCGTGGAGCCGCTGCAGCATAACTGCGATGTTAAGATTGCTGTGCATGTAAACCCCATCAACCACCAGGTGCAGGTTAAGTCGCTGCGAAGTATGGTTGAGCGGACCGTGTTGCTGGCTATTAACAACAATGTTAAACTGCGGTTGCCGCACTGTGACCTGCTTCTCGAGCCACAGGAGCTCCGCTACTTTCGGCTAACAAACTTTAGGAAAGCAGACGAGATTTTCGATATTGGCTACAGACACGCCATGCAGATGGAGCGCCACATCCGCGAGTTAGTAAATAGTATAAAATAAAATAAAAAAAATATTATTTTATTCGTGTATCTCTGCGCAATCTTTCCGTAAAAGGGGGGAAAGAAATAAAGTAGACTATGCTAAGCGTCAGAATTCTATTCCTGCTTTTCCTGCTGCCCCTTATCACCCAAGCCCAGGAAAACAAGAGTTACATGTTTAAAGCCAAGGTAAAGCACGGCTCGGTGCTTATCGGCGGTAACCTGAACGGCTCTATCAGCAAAACAACAAGGGAAATAAGCCAGCCTCTCGGCCCGGAAGAGGGCACCAACATATTGGCGAACCTAGATTTTAAAGGGGGATACTTTCTGGCAAACGACGTGGCCATCGGGTTAGATGTAGCGCTGAGCCATGAAAGCTATATCGTTTCTATTGAAGAAGGGAAAGAAACCTTTCGCCGAACCTACTTGCTGGCCGGCCCTTTTACCCGCTACTACCTGGACAACGGCATATTCGGGGAGCTTAACTTGAAAGGCGGCTTGGTTAATTTTTCAACAGGCTCTAAAACGAACCTTTTCGAAGGAATAGCAGGTATTGGCTACGCGCTGTTTATCAACGAAAAGATCTCCGTAGAGCCAATGCTGTCGTTCCGATACTTCCGCGAATGGGAGGGAAACCAGGCTAACGTTTCACTTGGCCCGCTGCTTGGTGTAGGGGTCCAGGCATATCTGTTGCGCAGAACATCCCACGTTATCAAAGAAGGCTTGTAAAACAGCGCGGAAGTATGTAACTATGCGGTTTCATACACCTATAACACTGGTTAAACCAAACGCTGGGTTTCCGTGTGTTTTCACCCGCAAACGTATAGATGATCGCAAAATTCATTTCAAAGCTGTTTTTCAAAGCAACCGGCTGGACGCTAAATGGTACACTAACAGCCGAAAATCGCCGCTGTGTGATGATAGCGGCGCCACACACCAGTAACTGGGACTTTGTTTACGCGCGCGCAGCCTTTTACCTGATGGACGCCCCGATCCGCTATACGATCAAGAAAGAGTTTATGCAGTTTCCCTTTGGCCCCTTGCTGAAGGCGATGGGGGCGCTGCCTATTGACCGCTCTAAAAACACGCGTATGGTGGATGCCATGATCCGCATATTTGAGGAAACTCCGGGAGACATGTGTGTGATGGTAACGCCGGAAGGAACGAGGAAATACCAGCCGCGCTGGCGCAGAGGCTTCTACTATGTTGCCTTGGGAGCGAAGGTGCCTATTGTGCTGGGCTACCTGGACTATGCAAAAAAAGAAGCCGGCATCGGTCCGACCATTATTCCCACAGGTGACATAGAGGCAGATATGGAGAAGATCCTTGCCTTTTACCGAACTAAAACCGGTAAGTTTCCGGAGCAGGGAGTACGGTAACTGTCTCTGCTTGCTGCCCGCTTTTACACGAGGCGGTTTGGTGTGGAGACACTGCTCCAATGTATAAGTATAGCCTTTATTTGTCGCTGTTAAGCACTTGAGGCCCCAAACAGAGAGAGCCGCTAATTTCTTAGCGGCTCTCTCTGTTTGGAATCGGCTCTGGCCTGATCTCTTGGCTGTAACGACGCTCCTGCAGCTAAAAAGCACTAGGCTATCTGGCGCAGGTCGACTGGTATAACGCGAGAAATACCGGCTTCGATCATTGTAATGCCATACATCACGTCGGTTGAGGACATGGTGCGTTTGTTGTGCGTTACCACGATAAACTGTGAGTCGTTGGAGAACTTACGGATAATGTTGTTGAACTTGTCAATGTTAGCATCATCCAGCGGCGCGTCCACTTCGTCGAAAATACAGAAAGGGGCAGGCTTAAGCAGGTAAATGGCGAACAGTAGCGAAATAGCCGTCAAGGTTTTCTCCCCACCAGAAAGCTGGTTAATGGTGAGCGGTCGCTTGCCCTTCGGCTGAGCCATGATCTCGATCTTGGCCTCCAGCGGGTTTTTCGGGTCCGACATCACCAGGTCGCAGTTGTCCTCCTCGGTGAAGAGGCTGCGGAACACGTGCTTAAAGTTATCCTTGATTTGGTTGAACGAATCCATGAACTTCTCTTTCGCCACCGTGTCAATCTCATTGATCGTGTCGATCAGGGCGTTTTTGGCGTTTACCAGGTCGTTGCGTTGCTCGGTGATAAACTTATCGCGCTCTTCGATTTCTGTGTAGGCCTCTGCAGCCATGGCATTTACAGGGCCCATCTTATCCAGTTGCCCTTTAACAGTGGCGATGTGCTCGCTGAGTTCTTCGTTTGATAGCGGAATGAGCAGCTCCTCCTCCGGCACAGGACTGGCAAAATCTTCATCAGAGATATTGAATTCGGCAGCCAGTCGTTCCTTAATGGCCACAAGCTTTAGCTGTGTGTCCGTTTTGGCCTGCTGCATGCGCATCAGGAGCTCATCCGAGTTCTGGCGCTTTCGCTGCATTTCCCGGATGCTCTTCTCTTTCTCGTCCAGATCGCCGCGCAGGGTAAAGTATTCCTTCTCTATTTCCTCCAGTTCATGGGCGTACTCCTGGCGGGCTTCATTCATACTTTCCACAACCTCCTGATTGTTCTGTATAAAGGTTTCCGCCTCCTCAATTTCCTGCTCCGATTTTACCAGTTCCTGCTTCAGCCCCTCAATCCGCTCCTGGTTTGTCTCCACAGACTTTTGCTTGTAGCTGATCTCCTGCTGCAGGCTCGCAAAGCGGTTCTTCAGCTGGTGGTACTGGATGTTCTCCTGGTTATACCTGCCCGAAACAACGGCAATCTGCTCTTGCTGGCGCTCCAGGTTAGAAGTATAAAGGACTATTTCCTGCTCCAGGCGCTGCAGTTCTTTCATGTCCGCCTCAGCCTGAGGAGAAACCTCCATGCTTTGCTCGCGCAGCTCCACCAGGCGCTCGTGCAGTTCATCGCGCTTCTGGTCAAAGTTGCGGATGTTCTGCTGGTGCTGCTCGTGCTTGATGCGCACGGTTAGCAGGTCCTGCTGCAGTTTGCTGACTTCCTTCTCCAGCCCTTTGATCGTATCCTTCTCGGACTCGTTGCGGTGGTTCTGCAGGATCTGGTTCTGTGTGTTGATGCGGCTCTGCAGCAGTTCTACCTGCTCCTGTAACTCTGCCACTTCTTCGGCCAGTTTCTCGAGGTTCTGCTTACGGCCGAGGCGGTTGCCGTCGA includes:
- a CDS encoding patatin-like phospholipase family protein codes for the protein MRVGLALSGGGARGIAHLGVLKALDEQGIKISMISGVSSGAIAAVLYAYGYTPDEVLKLIKELSIFQMVRPVFGKTGLLHMEEVEKLYNKYLGPSLKFEDLKIPVVVSATEMNEGVTAYFSEGEVIKPLLASSAVPILYQPIQFKGKTLSDGGLLNNLPVEPLQHNCDVKIAVHVNPINHQVQVKSLRSMVERTVLLAINNNVKLRLPHCDLLLEPQELRYFRLTNFRKADEIFDIGYRHAMQMERHIRELVNSIK
- a CDS encoding 1-acyl-sn-glycerol-3-phosphate acyltransferase, giving the protein MIAKFISKLFFKATGWTLNGTLTAENRRCVMIAAPHTSNWDFVYARAAFYLMDAPIRYTIKKEFMQFPFGPLLKAMGALPIDRSKNTRMVDAMIRIFEETPGDMCVMVTPEGTRKYQPRWRRGFYYVALGAKVPIVLGYLDYAKKEAGIGPTIIPTGDIEADMEKILAFYRTKTGKFPEQGVR